A genomic segment from Anopheles maculipalpis chromosome X, idAnoMacuDA_375_x, whole genome shotgun sequence encodes:
- the LOC126558641 gene encoding ethanolamine kinase, with amino-acid sequence MLQPTDDSTNSTAVQQLSLVVSEQAVVEGATEILKVIRPDWSHDNVRFKLFTDGITNKLVGCFKQPDDSDTSERTPEPEDVVLIRVYGNKTDLLIDRRKETENIKLLHRYGYAPALYATFANGLAYEYVPGVTLTPDTCTADSVWPLVARRMAQMHKVRPDDPSASDEPALPAKLDQFLRLVPNRFSDPMKDERVWKVFPSVAELRDEFDALYARLLETGSPVVFCHNDLLLGNVIYDEARSRVTFIDYEYAAPNHQAFDIGNHFTEFAGIDEIDYGRYPAPDFQLRWLRVYLEQYQDESIPVSDSAVQRLFVQANQYALASHFLWAIWALIQAEHSTIDFDFVQFGATRFLEYRRRKEEFLALRYTN; translated from the exons ATGTTACAGCCAACGGATGACTCCACCAACAGTACTGCCGTCCAACAGCTGTCACTGGTCGTCAGCGAGCAGGCGGTTGTCGAAGGTGCCACCGAGATACTGAAGGTTATCAGGCCGGACTGGTCCCACGACAACGTGCGATTTAAG CTCTTCACCGATGGTATTACCAACAAGTTGGTCGGATGTTTTAAGCAACCAGATGACAGCGATACGAGTGAGCGTACGCCCGaaccagaggatgtggtgcTAATCCGGGTGTACGGTAACAAGACGGACCTGCTGATCGACCGACGCAAGGAGACGGAAAACATCAAACTGTTACACCGGTACGGTTACGCACCCGCCCTGTACGCCACCTTTGCCAATGGTCTCGCGTACGAGTACGTGCCGGGCGTTACGCTTACACCCGACACGTGTACGGCGGATAGCGTATGGCCGCTGGTTGCCCGCCGGATGGCACAAATGCACAAAGTACGGCCGGATGATCCATcggcaagcgacgaacctgcGCTCCCGGCCAAGTTAGACCAATTTCTACGGCTCGTTCCTAACCGCTTTAGCGATCCGATGAAAGACGAACG CGTATGGAAAGTGTTTCCCAGCGTGGCGGAGTTGCGGGACGAGTTTGACGCGCTGTACGCGAGGTTACTCGAAACTGGCAGCCCGGTCGTCTTCTGCCATAACGATCTACTGCTCGGAAACGTGATCTACGACGAGGCACGATCGCGCGTCACCTTCATCGACTACGAGTATGCCGCACCGAACCATCAAGCGTTCGACATTGGCAATCACTTTACCGAGTTTGCCGGAATCGATGAGATTGACTATGGACGGTACCCAGCGCCCGACTTTCAACTGCGCTGGTTACGGGTGTACCTGGAGCAGTATCAGGATGAATCGATCCCAGTATCGGACAGCGCCGTGCAGCGACTGTTCGTACAGGCAAACCAGTACGCACTGGCATCACACTTCCTGTGGGCCATATGGGCCCTCATACAGGCGGAACACTCAACCattgattttgatttcgtgcA ATTCGGTGCTACGCGATTCCTCGAATATCGTCGACGGAAGGAAGAGTTCCTAGCGCTTCGCTACACCAACTAG